CCGAATCGGCAATAACCTCCGGCAGCTTCGATTCCTTTGCAGTTGTGATAACTCTGTCGGTTACGCCGCCTAGCGAGGCAACCGGAACTTTCGAAATCCTGTTTGTGTTTGCCATACTTTCTGGTTTTAATTAGAACCTATTTTTAAATGAAAATCTCATAGCCTTTCATCGCATGGTTAAAGCCCAAACCGCACACCACCCCCAAAATACGGCTGGCACAAAGCCAGCCCTTCAGCAGCAGAAAAAAATCGATGCCATCTTCCCGTCGCCCGACGGGAAGCTCAACTCCCGATTTTTGAGGCTACCTCCACCCGACGGGAGACCCAAAACGAGAAAATGGAGAAACTTCCGCCCGACGGGAAACCCAATTTTTCAATTTTGGGGTTACCGTCGCCCGACGGGAGACTCAAAACGGGAATTTGAGGTTACTTCCAACCTGCGGGAAGCCCAAAATGGCGTTTTGAGGTTACCGCAGCCTGACGGTAAATCAAAAAACCGAGAAAAGGATCAAAACTATCGGCATTCTCCCTCAATGGAGCGTTAACCAGCCTGCCTATCAAAGATCGCCGAAATCAAAATTAGCAGCCTTAGGCATTCGTTAGCTGTATTTTTCTGAGTTTTTTCGAAAAAGTTATCAACATATCGAGCAGAATACGCTGAAGGGCAGGTTGCGCCTCAGCCAAAGCCCGCGATGCGCCACTTTTCGATGGCGCTGCACAAAAGTTTTGATAGCTGAATAAAAAAGTTTCCCCAACGCTCCTCCATCTGGCCAGCTAGACTCAGGTCCTCTCGGCTGGTTTACGAATGTGCCCTCCGGCCGCAACAAAAAAAAGCGTAGGCAGCGCCTACGCTTAGCATCGGGGGCAGGTTGCCCCGTAAGTATTCGCATTTCCCGCATGGATGCACAAAGGTTTTGATGCTGCAATCGCGCAAAAGGAGGGAAAAAGCTTCCTTGTGGGAGGTTGGCGCTAAAAGCGTCCCCTGAACTGTGGGAGCAGCTGCTTCCTTACCTCGTCGAAGTGGGTTATTACCTTGTAGGGCCAGCTGCTATAGTCCTCGCTGTTGGAGTTCACGATGACGATCTTGCCCACCCCCGCATTTTCGGCAGCCTGTATTCCGGAGATCGAATCCTCGAAGACAACGGCGCTGGAAGGCGCTATGCCCAGCTTATCGGCAGCCAGCAGAAACGAGTCGGGATGGGGCTTTCCGCGAAACGAGCCATCGTTGTACACAATGCTATCGTAGCGGAACCAGCGCTCGAGGTGCAGCAGCTCGAAGTAGAAGTCAACGTTCTCCTTGCCCGATCCTGTTGCAATGGTAAATGGTATTCCGCCATCGGCAAGCGCGCCGAAAAGGGCTACCGCTCCCGGAGCCAAGTCCATCTGCTGCTGCCTGCATAGCGTTTGGTAGATGGTCTCCTTCTCCATAATCATCGGCCCAAGCTCATCCTCCGAAAGGGCTCGCTGGTATATCGCCTGAAAGATATCCTGGTTGGTTTTTCCGTGGATTTTTAGATTCTTCTCCTCGTCGCTCCACGCAAAGCCGTGGTGCTCGAGGTAGCAATCCCAAGCCTCGTTGTGCAGGTAGGTATCCCAAAAAAGCGTTCCGTTAAAGTCAAAAATTACTCCCTCTACTGCCATATCCATTCTATTACATTAGTTCGGCGCAAGATGCGCTATCGTTCCAATCGCCATGCTAATCGGGGAAAGGAGCGCCAAAGCTACACAAATTATCGCCATTTTTCAGGCGATGCGCTACCCAACAGCGCCCAGCACATCCTTAACCAGCAGCCCCAGCTTCAGGGTATTGTTGGGCCGATGCGAGTAGCCAAGCACCACGATGGCCAGCTGCCTAGAGGGAATGATGATGACGTACTGCCCGTCGTGCCCCTCGCACGAGTAGAAGTCGTTGGGCAGCTCGGGCGAACTCTCCTTGCCCTTTCGCCAAAAGAAGGCACCGTAGGCTCCCTCGCTGTTCCTGGTCGGCGTTCGGGTGTAGTTAACCCAACCCTTAGGCAGAATGCTCTGACCGTTGAATACGCCATCCTGCAGGTACAGCAGGGCAAAGCGGGCGTAGTCGCGCGCCGTGGCGTAGATGTACGACGAGCCCACGGGGATGCCGCTGGCATCGGGCTCGAGGATGGCATCCTGAAGCCCAATTCGGTTGAGCAGCTTACCGTATATGAAGGCGTAGAAGGCGGAGTCGCTTTTGAAATGCTGGCGTGCCCAGTAGCAGACGATGTTGGAGCTGCCCGAGGAGTAGGCCCAGCGCGAGCCAATGGGATACTCCAGCGGTTTTTTGATGGCATATCTGGCAAAATCGCCGTGGCAGTACAGCATCTGGGTAACGTCGGAGATGGAGC
This window of the uncultured Acetobacteroides sp. genome carries:
- a CDS encoding HAD family phosphatase, which codes for MAVEGVIFDFNGTLFWDTYLHNEAWDCYLEHHGFAWSDEEKNLKIHGKTNQDIFQAIYQRALSEDELGPMIMEKETIYQTLCRQQQMDLAPGAVALFGALADGGIPFTIATGSGKENVDFYFELLHLERWFRYDSIVYNDGSFRGKPHPDSFLLAADKLGIAPSSAVVFEDSISGIQAAENAGVGKIVIVNSNSEDYSSWPYKVITHFDEVRKQLLPQFRGRF